In Sporosarcina sp. PTS2304, a genomic segment contains:
- a CDS encoding nuclease-related domain-containing protein, giving the protein MELFFDTLRIILTDKAYWFLAIMIALSAIVKLQLPKIRGASGERIVRRRLNKLGDEYRSYHDLYIHDQQFGLTQVDHIVVSKFGVHVIETKNYTGWIFGSEHQKYWTQTIYKNKQKFYNPIRQNYGHVEALKSHLNMIALPAYSIIAFSSKAEFKFKEPFHSAEVIHYRKLVKTIKQDDRQRLTDHERKRIISSLDELDQLPKKKKKAIRKMHLRQVREKQQAARI; this is encoded by the coding sequence ATGGAACTGTTTTTCGATACGCTTCGCATAATCTTGACCGACAAGGCCTACTGGTTCCTCGCTATTATGATCGCTCTTAGCGCTATTGTTAAACTCCAGCTACCGAAAATACGCGGTGCTAGTGGAGAGCGCATCGTCCGGCGTAGGCTGAATAAGCTTGGGGACGAATACCGTAGCTATCACGACCTTTATATTCATGACCAACAGTTTGGCTTGACGCAGGTAGACCATATCGTCGTCTCCAAATTTGGCGTGCACGTCATCGAAACGAAGAACTACACTGGCTGGATCTTCGGTAGCGAACATCAGAAATATTGGACGCAGACGATTTATAAAAATAAACAGAAGTTCTACAACCCGATTCGGCAGAACTATGGTCACGTCGAAGCGCTCAAAAGTCACCTCAACATGATTGCCTTGCCTGCATATTCTATTATCGCCTTTTCGAGTAAGGCTGAATTTAAATTCAAGGAGCCGTTCCACTCGGCAGAAGTTATACACTACCGCAAACTTGTAAAAACGATTAAGCAAGACGACAGGCAACGGCTCACCGATCACGAAAGGAAACGCATTATTTCTAGCCTAGACGAACTCGATCAATTACCGAAAAAGAAGAAGAAAGCGATACGGAAAATGCATTTGCGACAAGTGCGTGAGAAGCAGCAGGCAGCACGTATATAA
- a CDS encoding NAD(P)H-hydrate dehydratase produces MFAAGREDMQKMDHYTIETLGLPGAVLMENAGARVVEELLKLAAPHTTFVVFAGSGNNGGDGFVIARRLQDLGHTCTLFLATDPSHVKGDARIHFDVYTNRQLPILYAKDATPETIRTLVNNSSIIVDALLGTGARGEIREPIRSIITLINEAEKITVAVDIPSGVNSDTGAVDDIAVCAHQTITFVAPKQGFFLQQGSQHIGQWQAVDISVPPSIAHELSLELPHVITAELAKASVPKRPRHGHKGTFGHVLVIGGSKPYVGAPIFSAKAALHAGAGLVTLGIPETVYPMAATQLPTALFWPMEEVDGHLAVQTYTKKQLETYDVCAVGPGLSRFAGGELWMQHLLDSLSGQPLVLDADGLYIARNLLDLLRTYKGPVVLTPHPGEMAMLLQTTVTQVEANRLEIAKQFATEHRVYLLLKGHRSILATPDGTLYINPIGGDALGKGGSGDVLTGILASFLAQGAEPLEAMIAATYLHAEAAELQADIQSHYGVTAPDIIEGCQRVLRQWSE; encoded by the coding sequence ATGTTCGCAGCAGGTCGAGAAGATATGCAGAAAATGGATCACTATACGATAGAAACATTGGGATTGCCTGGCGCGGTCTTAATGGAAAATGCCGGAGCGAGAGTGGTAGAGGAATTACTGAAGCTAGCTGCGCCACACACAACGTTCGTGGTCTTCGCAGGTAGCGGCAATAACGGTGGCGATGGATTTGTTATTGCGAGAAGATTGCAAGATCTAGGTCATACATGCACTCTTTTTTTAGCGACTGATCCAAGCCATGTAAAAGGAGACGCGAGAATTCATTTTGACGTCTATACTAATCGTCAACTACCGATTCTTTATGCGAAGGATGCGACGCCAGAGACCATACGAACACTAGTGAATAATTCATCTATTATCGTAGATGCACTTCTTGGAACAGGTGCAAGAGGTGAAATACGTGAGCCGATTCGCTCAATCATTACACTTATCAATGAAGCTGAAAAAATCACCGTCGCAGTCGATATTCCTTCAGGAGTGAACAGCGATACAGGCGCCGTAGATGACATCGCAGTTTGTGCCCATCAAACGATTACTTTCGTTGCGCCGAAGCAAGGATTCTTTCTGCAACAAGGATCGCAACATATAGGGCAATGGCAAGCTGTAGATATTTCTGTCCCTCCTTCGATTGCGCATGAGCTTTCATTGGAATTACCACACGTCATAACTGCTGAACTCGCCAAAGCAAGCGTGCCAAAACGACCTAGACACGGTCATAAAGGAACATTTGGTCATGTCCTTGTCATCGGTGGCTCCAAGCCATACGTTGGCGCACCAATCTTCAGCGCCAAAGCTGCATTACACGCTGGGGCAGGACTCGTCACACTCGGTATACCCGAGACCGTTTATCCGATGGCCGCCACCCAATTGCCGACAGCATTATTTTGGCCAATGGAAGAAGTCGATGGCCACCTAGCCGTCCAAACGTACACTAAAAAGCAACTCGAAACATATGACGTATGCGCTGTCGGCCCAGGTCTTAGCCGGTTTGCTGGCGGTGAACTATGGATGCAACATCTCTTGGATTCTTTGAGTGGACAACCGTTAGTGCTGGACGCGGATGGGTTATATATAGCACGAAACCTACTCGATTTACTTCGCACCTACAAAGGACCCGTAGTGCTCACCCCACATCCGGGAGAAATGGCTATGCTGCTACAAACTACCGTTACACAAGTAGAAGCGAATAGGCTGGAAATCGCTAAACAATTCGCAACAGAGCATCGTGTCTATTTATTACTTAAAGGCCATCGCTCCATACTCGCAACTCCCGACGGAACGCTCTACATCAATCCTATCGGTGGTGACGCCCTAGGAAAAGGTGGATCAGGCGATGTCTTAACCGGTATACTCGCCTCATTTTTGGCACAAGGCGCAGAACCGCTAGAAGCTATGATCGCCGCCACTTATTTACATGCGGAAGCTGCTGAACTACAAGCGGATATTCAGTCGCATTACGGAGTAACAGCACCGGATATTATCGAAGGATGTCAGCGTGTGCTGAGGCAGTGGAGTGAATGA